A window from Hoeflea sp. IMCC20628 encodes these proteins:
- a CDS encoding acyl-CoA dehydrogenase family protein — MSKLLQREGVPARALAIADKVEAFVRETVALYERDPRCGAHGPSEELADEMKALARTAGVMTPHILDDGDHLTQTETAAVLMRSGLSILGPLACHTCAPDEGNMYLLGKVASPELKERFLPRMVDGSMRSAFFMTEPAEDGGAGSDPSMMQTTCKMDGNHWVVNGRKTFITGADGAGMGIIMAKSDDGACMFLVDLPDSAIRIERVMDTIDSSMPGGHAVITIDNLRIPADQMLGESGEGFKYAQVRLAPARLSHCMRWLGACVRAHEIATNYANRRMAFGKALIDHEGVGFMLAENLMDLKQAELMIYWCADVLDSGAQGGAESSMAKVAVSEALMRVADRCVQCMGGQGVSADTIVEQVFREIRAFRIYDGPTEVHKWSLAKKIKRDWKAENGL; from the coding sequence ATGAGCAAACTGTTGCAAAGAGAAGGGGTTCCGGCCCGCGCGCTCGCCATTGCCGACAAGGTCGAGGCTTTTGTCCGTGAAACCGTCGCGCTCTATGAACGCGATCCGCGCTGTGGAGCTCATGGGCCGTCGGAGGAACTGGCCGATGAGATGAAAGCGCTGGCGCGCACTGCCGGCGTGATGACCCCGCATATCCTTGACGATGGCGATCACCTGACCCAAACCGAAACCGCCGCCGTGCTGATGCGATCGGGCCTGTCGATCCTGGGGCCGCTGGCCTGCCACACCTGTGCGCCTGACGAGGGCAACATGTATCTTTTGGGCAAAGTCGCTTCGCCGGAGCTGAAAGAGCGGTTTCTGCCGCGGATGGTCGACGGCAGCATGCGTTCCGCCTTCTTCATGACTGAGCCCGCAGAGGATGGCGGTGCCGGCTCGGACCCGTCTATGATGCAGACCACCTGCAAGATGGACGGCAATCATTGGGTCGTGAATGGCCGCAAGACCTTCATCACCGGCGCAGACGGCGCCGGCATGGGCATTATCATGGCGAAATCCGATGACGGTGCCTGCATGTTCCTTGTCGATCTGCCTGATTCCGCGATCCGCATCGAACGGGTGATGGACACCATCGACAGTTCGATGCCCGGTGGCCATGCGGTGATCACCATCGACAATCTGCGCATTCCGGCAGATCAGATGCTGGGCGAATCGGGTGAAGGGTTCAAATATGCTCAGGTCCGTCTGGCGCCCGCGCGTCTGAGCCATTGTATGCGTTGGCTTGGCGCCTGCGTGCGCGCCCACGAGATCGCCACCAATTATGCCAACCGCCGCATGGCCTTCGGCAAAGCGTTGATTGATCATGAAGGTGTCGGCTTCATGCTGGCCGAGAATCTCATGGATCTCAAACAGGCAGAGCTGATGATCTACTGGTGCGCCGATGTGCTCGATAGTGGCGCGCAGGGCGGCGCAGAAAGCTCGATGGCCAAGGTCGCCGTCTCCGAGGCGCTGATGCGCGTGGCCGACCGCTGTGTGCAGTGCATGGGCGGGCAGGGCGTGTCAGCCGATACGATCGTCGAACAGGTGTTCCGTGAAATTCGCGCGTTCCGGATCTATGACGGCCCGACCGAGGTTCACAAATGGAGTCTGGCCAAGAAGATCAAGCGGGACTGGAAAGCGGAGAACGGGCTGTGA
- a CDS encoding 1-acyl-sn-glycerol-3-phosphate acyltransferase: MSQTIEVPFWVIIIASVLAAIAITDRLLSPAVRWFFRRRVNQAIEELNTRLQLKIRSFGTTRREVLIDRVSNDPHVVEAVAALSRETGTPIQVVIARASRYAREIVPMFNAYAYFRIGTRLARWLATALYRVRLGYTNTDALAKVAPDSSVVFVMNHRSNMDYVLVTYLASSSTALSYAVGEWARLPVLQTLIRFMGAYFIRRNARNPLYRKVLATYVRMATEAGVTQAVFPEGGLSRDGLLRPPRIGLISYIVSAHDHVAHDTVFIPVGLNYDRVLEDRSLVFEADRDGPPLSSWQKTAKTSAFLFRNLRLRLSGKWHRFGYASVSFGDPVSVDTFLAAHGISKWSALTEAKRDRLTETLAHQLMQSIGALIPVLPVSLVSLALIDAAAAPVDRLELKIRIGALIDRLVGNGVHVHVPRQDRDYEITVGLRMLLLRRIVSETEDGQLVINARDKPLVAYYANAIRHLL; encoded by the coding sequence ATGTCACAAACCATCGAAGTGCCGTTCTGGGTGATCATCATTGCATCGGTTCTTGCTGCGATCGCCATTACCGACCGGTTGTTGTCGCCTGCGGTGCGCTGGTTTTTCCGGCGGCGGGTCAATCAGGCGATTGAAGAACTCAACACCCGGCTTCAGCTCAAGATCAGGTCATTCGGAACCACACGCAGGGAAGTGCTGATTGACCGGGTCAGCAATGACCCGCATGTGGTTGAAGCCGTTGCAGCCTTATCTCGGGAGACCGGAACTCCGATCCAGGTGGTGATCGCAAGAGCCTCCCGCTATGCGCGCGAAATCGTTCCGATGTTCAATGCCTATGCCTATTTCCGCATCGGTACGCGGCTGGCACGCTGGTTGGCCACCGCACTCTACCGGGTGCGGCTTGGTTACACCAACACCGATGCTCTGGCCAAGGTTGCGCCGGATTCCTCGGTGGTGTTTGTCATGAACCACCGCTCCAACATGGATTATGTGCTGGTCACCTATCTCGCCTCGTCCTCGACAGCGTTATCCTATGCCGTAGGCGAATGGGCGCGGCTGCCGGTGCTGCAGACTCTGATCCGTTTCATGGGCGCCTATTTCATCCGGCGCAACGCCCGCAATCCGCTCTATCGCAAAGTCCTTGCCACCTATGTGCGGATGGCGACCGAGGCCGGCGTCACCCAGGCTGTCTTCCCGGAAGGTGGCCTGTCGCGCGACGGGCTGTTGCGTCCGCCGCGCATCGGCCTGATCTCCTATATCGTGTCTGCCCATGATCACGTTGCCCATGACACGGTGTTCATCCCGGTCGGCCTCAATTACGACCGGGTGCTTGAAGACCGTTCGCTGGTGTTTGAAGCAGACCGCGACGGGCCGCCGCTGTCGAGCTGGCAGAAAACCGCAAAAACCTCTGCCTTTCTGTTCCGGAACCTGCGGCTGCGGCTGTCGGGCAAGTGGCATCGCTTTGGCTACGCCAGCGTGTCCTTTGGCGATCCGGTATCGGTTGACACATTTCTCGCTGCCCATGGCATCAGCAAATGGTCGGCGCTCACTGAAGCCAAGCGTGACCGTTTGACCGAAACGCTGGCCCATCAATTGATGCAGTCGATCGGAGCGCTCATCCCGGTGCTGCCGGTCTCGCTGGTATCATTGGCGCTGATCGACGCGGCTGCGGCTCCGGTGGATCGTCTCGAACTCAAGATCCGCATCGGTGCATTGATTGACCGTCTCGTCGGCAACGGCGTGCATGTGCATGTGCCTAGGCAGGACCGGGACTATGAGATCACGGTTGGACTGCGCATGCTGCTGTTGCGCCGGATTGTCAGCGAGACCGAGGACGGTCAGCTTGTGATCAATGCCAGGGACAAGCCGCTGGTTGCCTATTATGCCAACGCGATCCGCCATCTGCTCTGA
- a CDS encoding heavy metal translocating P-type ATPase, translating into MNYFFQDRLNAGLLAIALAGLVSGLVLSLTGFPTAAEFVWTAGVIPVLVALVVDIARSLRRGEVGLDIVAVLSMSAALLFGETLAASVVALMYSGGTSLESFAEGRARLEMRDLLSRVPRTATRHHNGALEEVDLDTIVPGDLLLIRQGDVAPVDGTVASERAMLDQSALTGESMPVGLERDSEVMSGSTNAGEAFDLMASRPAKDSTYAGIVRLVETAQKSKAPMARLADRYSLVFLAVTVSLASAAWWFTGDPVRAVAVLVVATPCPLIIAVPVALVAGLSRAAHFGVLIKGAKPLEAMAQIRTLILDKTGTLTDGRPQIVTIENHGTLSDDEILYFAAALDQASKHPIAQALVAAAKARGMQLPVPQEPDETAGEGVSGSIDGRAVIVGGTGFVAARAGASGSSEALAEPGAVIVALAVDGKPAGHLVMADALRSGMAELLSSLRREGINRILLATGDRRAVAEAVTEGLGLDAVRSDLTPDQKVLLVLTERKNGPVMMVGDGVNDAPALAAADIGVAMGARGAAASAEAADVVLLVDNLDRLLPGFKVARGSRQIAVQSVIAGIGLSIAGMIAAALGHITPVQGAILQEVIDVAVILNALRALRIKA; encoded by the coding sequence ATGAACTACTTTTTTCAAGATCGTCTGAATGCCGGACTTTTGGCCATTGCGCTGGCGGGACTTGTCAGCGGACTTGTCCTCAGCCTCACCGGATTTCCGACGGCGGCGGAGTTTGTCTGGACTGCCGGCGTGATCCCGGTTCTGGTGGCCCTGGTTGTCGATATTGCGCGAAGCCTGCGGCGCGGCGAAGTCGGTCTTGATATTGTCGCAGTGCTGTCAATGTCGGCGGCGCTATTGTTCGGCGAGACCCTGGCAGCATCGGTGGTGGCGTTGATGTATTCAGGCGGAACCTCGCTTGAAAGTTTCGCGGAGGGCCGTGCCAGGCTTGAGATGAGAGATCTTCTGTCGCGTGTGCCCCGCACGGCGACGCGGCACCACAATGGAGCGCTCGAAGAGGTTGACCTGGACACGATCGTGCCCGGAGATCTGTTGCTGATCCGCCAGGGTGATGTGGCGCCGGTCGATGGCACAGTTGCCAGCGAACGGGCGATGCTCGACCAATCAGCGCTGACTGGGGAATCGATGCCGGTCGGACTGGAACGCGACAGCGAGGTGATGAGCGGATCCACAAATGCAGGCGAAGCCTTTGATCTGATGGCCAGCCGCCCGGCCAAAGACAGCACATATGCCGGAATTGTCCGGCTGGTGGAGACTGCGCAGAAATCCAAGGCACCGATGGCCCGGCTTGCCGATCGCTATTCGCTGGTGTTCCTGGCGGTCACGGTTTCCCTGGCTTCTGCAGCCTGGTGGTTTACCGGAGACCCGGTCCGCGCGGTTGCTGTTCTGGTTGTCGCCACCCCCTGCCCGCTCATCATCGCTGTTCCGGTGGCGCTGGTGGCAGGGCTGTCGCGGGCTGCGCATTTCGGTGTGCTGATCAAGGGCGCCAAACCGCTCGAGGCGATGGCGCAGATCCGGACGCTGATCCTCGACAAGACCGGCACGCTGACCGACGGGCGTCCGCAGATTGTCACGATAGAGAACCACGGCACGCTCAGTGACGATGAAATCCTCTATTTCGCCGCCGCTCTGGATCAGGCGTCAAAGCATCCCATTGCACAGGCGCTTGTCGCCGCGGCAAAGGCTCGCGGAATGCAGCTTCCGGTCCCGCAGGAACCGGACGAAACTGCCGGAGAGGGTGTTTCAGGCAGCATTGACGGTCGTGCGGTTATTGTTGGTGGCACCGGTTTTGTTGCTGCGCGGGCGGGCGCTTCCGGCTCATCCGAAGCCTTGGCTGAACCGGGCGCCGTCATCGTGGCTCTTGCCGTAGACGGAAAGCCGGCGGGCCATCTGGTGATGGCGGATGCGCTCAGGTCCGGCATGGCGGAGCTTCTGTCGAGTTTGCGCCGCGAAGGCATCAACCGCATTCTGCTGGCGACCGGCGACCGGCGCGCCGTCGCCGAAGCCGTGACCGAAGGGCTGGGCCTTGACGCGGTCCGGTCGGACCTCACCCCGGACCAGAAAGTGCTGCTGGTTCTCACCGAACGCAAAAACGGCCCGGTGATGATGGTCGGCGACGGCGTCAATGATGCCCCCGCACTTGCCGCAGCCGATATCGGCGTCGCCATGGGCGCCCGTGGTGCCGCGGCTTCCGCCGAAGCTGCCGACGTCGTGTTGCTGGTCGACAATCTCGATCGGTTGTTGCCCGGGTTCAAGGTGGCACGTGGATCGCGCCAGATAGCGGTGCAAAGCGTCATCGCCGGGATAGGTCTATCGATCGCCGGGATGATTGCCGCGGCGCTCGGCCATATCACCCCCGTGCAAGGCGCCATCCTTCAAGAAGTAATTGATGTGGCCGTCATTTTGAATGCGCTCAGGGCCTTGCGGATCAAGGCCTGA
- a CDS encoding NAD kinase, with amino-acid sequence MTRKFSFIASSAPDAQAAAKHLAALYGNVREDESDVIVALGGDGFMLQTLHSQMNSGRMVYGMNRGSVGFLMNVYTDEDLVGRVDAAVENIIRPLEMIATDVSGKTHRALAINEVSLLRQSYQAAKLQLSVDGQVRLEELICDGIMVATPAGSTAYNLSAHGPILPLDAQLLALTPVSAFRPRRWRGALLPSKVTVTIDVLESDKRPVNAVADHNEVKSVTQVRVAESLDDTTRILTDSSHSWNERILAEQFLP; translated from the coding sequence ATGACACGGAAATTCAGTTTCATCGCCTCATCCGCGCCGGATGCTCAGGCGGCCGCCAAACACCTTGCGGCGCTTTATGGCAATGTCCGCGAGGACGAGTCCGATGTGATTGTGGCGCTGGGCGGCGACGGCTTCATGCTACAGACCCTGCACAGCCAAATGAACAGCGGACGCATGGTCTATGGGATGAACCGGGGCTCTGTCGGCTTTCTGATGAACGTCTACACCGACGAAGATCTGGTCGGCCGCGTCGATGCAGCGGTGGAAAACATCATCCGTCCGCTCGAAATGATTGCCACGGACGTGTCCGGCAAGACCCACCGGGCGCTGGCGATCAACGAAGTCTCGCTGCTCCGGCAAAGCTACCAGGCGGCAAAATTGCAGCTGTCGGTCGATGGCCAGGTGCGGCTGGAGGAACTGATCTGCGACGGCATCATGGTGGCGACCCCTGCCGGATCAACTGCCTATAATCTGTCGGCGCACGGCCCTATCCTGCCGCTTGATGCCCAGCTTCTGGCACTCACGCCAGTCAGCGCCTTCAGGCCACGGCGCTGGCGTGGCGCATTGTTGCCGAGCAAGGTGACCGTCACGATTGATGTGCTCGAATCCGACAAGCGCCCGGTGAATGCCGTGGCCGACCACAACGAAGTCAAATCAGTGACCCAGGTCCGGGTGGCCGAATCTCTCGATGACACCACCCGCATCCTCACTGATTCAAGCCATTCATGGAATGAACGCATTCTGGCCGAACAATTCCTTCCTTGA
- a CDS encoding DUF1344 domain-containing protein has translation MRVVLATLTAGAILLSSFAAFAAGTMTSGVVKSFDAKQLTLTLNDGTAFSLPSGFKDPGLKAGSKVELSWHMQNTKHAADTVKLIK, from the coding sequence ATGCGTGTTGTTCTCGCCACCCTGACTGCCGGTGCAATTCTTCTGTCTTCATTTGCTGCTTTTGCAGCCGGTACGATGACCTCCGGAGTCGTCAAGTCCTTTGACGCAAAACAGCTGACGCTGACGTTGAATGACGGCACTGCCTTTTCGTTGCCAAGCGGCTTCAAGGACCCGGGCCTGAAGGCCGGCAGCAAGGTCGAGCTCAGCTGGCACATGCAGAATACCAAGCATGCGGCCGACACCGTGAAACTCATCAAATAG
- the prfB gene encoding peptide chain release factor 2 (programmed frameshift), with amino-acid sequence MRAETQVVVDEIKQAISLLRRHLDWEPAQKRLQWLNAKAEDPSIWDDAQEAQKLMRERQHLDDAINGLNRLEAQLSDNLELIEMGEEEGDAGIIGEAEAALKLLRTEVTRQQIESLLSGEADSNDTYLEVHSGAGGTESQDWANMLLRMYTRWAEQHGMKVELLEIHDGEEAGIKSATLLVKGSNAYGWLKTESGVHRLVRISPYDSQARRHTSFSSIWTYPVIDDTIDVDINESDCRIDTYRASGAGGQHVNTTDSAVRITHVPTGIVVQCQQERSQHKNRAQAWDMLRARIYEAELKKREDAASEEAASKTEIGWGHQIRSYVLQPYQLVKDLRTGTESTNPQGVLDGDLDQFMEAALAQRVYGGATDVADID; translated from the exons ATGCGCGCAGAAACCCAAGTCGTTGTCGACGAAATCAAGCAGGCCATAAGCCTGCTGAGGAGGCATCTT GACTGGGAACCTGCCCAGAAACGCCTGCAATGGCTGAACGCCAAGGCTGAAGATCCGTCGATCTGGGACGATGCCCAGGAAGCCCAGAAGCTGATGCGCGAGCGCCAGCATCTCGATGATGCGATCAACGGTCTCAATCGTCTGGAAGCCCAGCTTTCCGACAATCTCGAGCTGATCGAGATGGGCGAAGAAGAGGGCGATGCCGGCATCATCGGTGAAGCCGAAGCCGCGCTTAAACTGCTCAGAACCGAAGTCACAAGGCAACAGATTGAATCCTTGTTGTCCGGCGAGGCCGACAGCAACGACACCTATCTGGAAGTGCATTCGGGCGCCGGCGGCACCGAGAGCCAGGACTGGGCCAACATGCTGTTGCGAATGTACACCCGCTGGGCAGAACAACACGGCATGAAGGTCGAACTGCTGGAAATCCATGATGGCGAAGAAGCCGGCATCAAGTCGGCGACGCTGCTGGTCAAGGGCAGCAACGCCTATGGCTGGCTCAAGACCGAATCCGGCGTTCACCGGCTGGTTCGGATCTCGCCCTATGACAGTCAGGCCCGCCGCCACACCTCGTTTTCCAGCATCTGGACCTATCCGGTAATCGATGACACCATTGATGTCGACATCAATGAAAGCGATTGCCGCATCGACACCTACCGTGCCTCAGGCGCCGGCGGACAGCACGTCAACACCACCGATTCCGCCGTCCGCATCACCCACGTTCCGACCGGAATCGTGGTTCAGTGCCAGCAGGAACGTTCGCAGCACAAGAACCGTGCACAGGCTTGGGACATGCTCCGGGCGCGGATCTATGAGGCGGAACTGAAAAAGCGCGAAGATGCAGCCAGCGAAGAGGCTGCCTCAAAGACCGAAATCGGTTGGGGCCACCAGATCCGCTCCTATGTTCTGCAGCCCTACCAGCTGGTCAAGGATTTGCGGACCGGTACCGAGAGTACCAATCCGCAAGGCGTGCTTGACGGCGATCTTGACCAGTTCATGGAAGCAGCACTCGCCCAGCGCGTCTACGGCGGCGCAACAGACGTGGCAGACATCGACTGA
- a CDS encoding penicillin-binding protein 1A has translation MIRLIGYLFGIGAVLFLIVAAGVAWYIGDVSKDLPDYEVLNSYEPPVTTRVHAASGELMAEYAHERRLFLPIQAIPDRVKAAFLSAEDKNFYSHPGVDPIGLARAVVNNIRTGARQGASTITQQVAKNFLLTADQTYERKIKEAILSFRIEQAYSKDRILELYLNEIFFGLNAYGIAGAALTYFNKSVNELTIAETAYLAALPKAPSNYHPFRHPERSIERRNWVVDRMVENGYVSAADGADAKQQPLGVTPRKTGSYLFASEYFAEEVRRELIDRYGNDALYEGGLSVRTTLDPKLQALARKALQKGLTSYDERRGFRGPVKKIEVSGDWGTLLSEIDPLRDVPEWQLAVVLSATDDVVDVGLRPGREVSGTVGSERLTGSILADDMKWAFRVNIPGEKARNVKKASDVLNPGDVVYVESFEKEGEQRLRLRQPPKVQGALVAMDPHTGRVLAMVGGFSYAQSEFNRATQAKRQPGSAFKPFVYAAALDNGYTPASVVLDAPIEIVSGGEIWKPKNYGGGSAGPSTLRLGIERSRNLMTVRLARDMGMNLVAEYAERFGVYDDMLPVLAMSLGSGETTVMRMASAYSVLANGGKQIKPSLIDRIQDRYGKTIFKHEERSCDACVATAWLSQAEPEVVDTREQVLDPMTAYQITSMMEGVVTRGTAASKVNLGRPTAGKTGTTNEEKDAWFMGYTADLVAGVFIGFDNPTPMGRGSTGGALAAPVFNEFMLAALEGTRPVDFRVPQGMKLIAINRKTGMQAMSGEGDVIMEAFKPGTGPSDVYSVIGLEDYATGEAITTISPQANQAVVTGAGGLY, from the coding sequence ATGATACGACTGATTGGATATCTCTTCGGGATTGGAGCCGTGCTGTTCCTGATCGTTGCGGCCGGCGTTGCCTGGTATATTGGAGATGTCTCCAAGGATTTGCCGGACTACGAAGTCCTCAACAGCTACGAACCGCCGGTGACCACGCGTGTGCATGCGGCCTCGGGCGAACTGATGGCCGAATACGCGCATGAGCGCCGCTTGTTTCTTCCAATTCAGGCGATTCCTGACCGGGTGAAAGCTGCATTTCTGTCTGCCGAGGACAAGAATTTCTATTCGCACCCTGGTGTCGACCCGATTGGTTTGGCCCGCGCAGTCGTCAACAACATCCGCACCGGCGCGCGCCAGGGTGCGTCGACGATCACTCAGCAGGTTGCCAAGAACTTCCTTCTCACCGCCGACCAGACCTACGAGCGCAAGATCAAGGAAGCGATTCTGTCGTTCCGCATCGAGCAGGCCTATTCGAAGGACCGCATCCTCGAACTCTATCTCAATGAAATCTTCTTCGGTCTCAACGCCTATGGTATTGCCGGCGCAGCGCTGACCTATTTCAACAAGTCGGTCAATGAACTGACCATCGCCGAGACCGCCTATCTGGCGGCCTTGCCGAAGGCACCATCCAACTATCATCCCTTCCGGCATCCTGAACGCTCGATCGAACGCCGTAACTGGGTTGTCGACCGGATGGTCGAAAATGGCTATGTCAGCGCCGCTGACGGCGCCGACGCAAAGCAGCAACCGCTCGGCGTGACACCACGCAAGACTGGTTCCTATCTGTTTGCATCCGAGTACTTCGCCGAAGAGGTTCGCCGCGAACTGATTGATCGCTACGGCAATGATGCGCTCTACGAAGGCGGCCTTTCGGTCCGCACGACCCTTGATCCGAAGCTTCAGGCACTGGCGCGCAAGGCGCTGCAAAAAGGCCTGACGAGTTATGACGAGCGCCGGGGTTTCCGAGGGCCGGTCAAGAAGATTGAGGTCTCCGGCGACTGGGGCACGTTGCTGAGTGAAATCGATCCCTTGCGCGATGTTCCCGAATGGCAACTGGCTGTGGTTCTGTCCGCAACTGACGATGTTGTTGACGTTGGACTGCGTCCGGGCCGGGAAGTCTCCGGGACAGTCGGTTCTGAACGTCTGACGGGATCAATTCTGGCCGACGACATGAAGTGGGCTTTCCGGGTCAATATCCCAGGCGAAAAGGCTCGCAACGTCAAAAAGGCGTCGGACGTGCTCAATCCGGGCGACGTGGTTTATGTTGAGTCCTTCGAAAAGGAAGGCGAACAGCGCCTGCGGCTGCGGCAGCCGCCAAAGGTTCAGGGCGCGCTGGTGGCCATGGATCCCCATACCGGCCGCGTGCTTGCGATGGTTGGCGGGTTCTCCTACGCCCAGTCCGAGTTCAACCGCGCTACCCAGGCCAAGCGCCAGCCGGGATCTGCCTTCAAGCCGTTCGTCTACGCCGCAGCACTCGACAATGGATATACGCCCGCGTCCGTGGTGCTGGATGCGCCGATCGAGATTGTTTCGGGCGGAGAGATCTGGAAACCCAAGAACTATGGTGGCGGTTCGGCCGGACCATCGACCTTGCGTCTCGGGATCGAGCGTTCGCGCAACCTGATGACTGTCCGGCTTGCCAGGGACATGGGCATGAATCTGGTGGCTGAATATGCCGAGCGTTTTGGTGTCTATGATGACATGTTGCCGGTGCTTGCGATGTCGCTGGGTTCGGGCGAAACAACCGTGATGCGCATGGCTTCGGCCTATTCAGTGCTCGCCAATGGCGGAAAGCAGATCAAGCCGTCGCTGATCGACCGCATTCAGGATCGCTACGGCAAGACCATCTTCAAGCATGAGGAGCGCAGCTGCGACGCATGTGTGGCCACGGCGTGGCTGTCGCAGGCCGAACCGGAAGTCGTCGATACCCGCGAACAGGTGCTTGACCCGATGACGGCCTACCAGATCACTTCGATGATGGAAGGTGTTGTGACCCGCGGCACAGCCGCAAGCAAGGTCAATCTTGGTCGCCCGACAGCGGGCAAGACTGGGACCACCAATGAGGAAAAAGACGCCTGGTTCATGGGCTATACCGCCGATCTGGTGGCAGGTGTGTTCATCGGTTTCGACAATCCGACCCCGATGGGACGCGGCTCGACCGGCGGCGCATTGGCTGCTCCCGTGTTCAACGAGTTCATGCTCGCCGCACTCGAGGGCACCCGGCCTGTCGATTTCCGCGTGCCGCAAGGCATGAAGCTGATAGCCATCAACCGCAAGACCGGAATGCAGGCAATGTCGGGCGAAGGCGATGTGATCATGGAAGCGTTCAAACCCGGCACTGGTCCATCCGATGTCTATTCGGTCATCGGGCTCGAGGATTATGCGACGGGCGAAGCCATTACCACGATTTCGCCGCAAGCCAACCAAGCCGTGGTTACAGGCGCAGGCGGGTTGTACTAG
- a CDS encoding N-acetylmuramoyl-L-alanine amidase, with translation MQFLAKTWRDQDFGARVGAGRCAAFAAYVLAALIISPALAQAEPDTANASRHIAIAARMAGDESRVRLVLDFERQPEFQIHYLQDPYRAVLDLPDTVLAFPEDSLKPRGLVSAVRHGVSGEGRARMVFEFTAPARMYLVETTDDVSVVIHRMVFDAVAIDDAAFSAEVAGSVWADVDQKTAAEKSSGPADDDLMIVIDAGHGGIDGGAEGPAGSTEKNVTLAFAEAFKEALEDVDGVRVAMTRTDDSFLSLSARVRKARHEEADLLISLHADSISIRSLRGATVYTLSDKASDALAQSLADQENRDDVIVGANLQDAPEAVAAILVDLARTETRVFSAGLARQVVNSFEGQVKLINNPLRHAGFRVLQAPDVPSVLVELGYLSNHEDEKLLTDDEWRHNTARLLAQSVENYRKTILANRQ, from the coding sequence ATGCAGTTTTTGGCAAAGACCTGGCGGGATCAAGACTTCGGGGCCCGAGTGGGTGCGGGGCGCTGCGCGGCTTTTGCGGCTTATGTCCTGGCTGCGCTCATTATCTCGCCGGCGTTGGCGCAGGCCGAGCCGGACACTGCCAATGCCAGCCGGCATATTGCCATTGCGGCACGCATGGCCGGTGACGAGAGCCGGGTCCGGCTTGTTCTCGATTTCGAGCGGCAACCGGAATTCCAAATACACTATCTGCAGGATCCCTATCGTGCCGTTCTCGACCTACCGGACACGGTGCTGGCTTTTCCCGAAGACTCGCTGAAACCGCGCGGACTGGTTTCTGCTGTTCGACATGGCGTTTCGGGGGAGGGCCGGGCGCGCATGGTGTTCGAATTCACCGCACCGGCCCGGATGTATCTTGTTGAAACCACCGACGACGTTTCCGTAGTCATCCACCGCATGGTGTTTGATGCCGTTGCCATTGACGATGCGGCGTTTTCCGCGGAAGTTGCAGGCTCGGTCTGGGCGGATGTCGACCAAAAAACGGCTGCCGAGAAGTCTTCCGGTCCGGCAGACGATGACCTGATGATAGTCATCGATGCCGGGCATGGCGGAATCGACGGTGGCGCCGAAGGGCCAGCGGGTTCGACTGAGAAAAATGTCACGCTGGCCTTTGCCGAGGCCTTCAAGGAAGCTCTCGAGGATGTCGATGGCGTCCGCGTGGCGATGACCAGGACCGACGATTCGTTTCTGTCGCTTTCGGCCCGGGTAAGGAAGGCTCGCCATGAGGAAGCTGACCTGTTGATTTCGCTGCACGCCGATTCGATCTCGATCCGCTCCTTGCGCGGCGCAACGGTTTATACCTTGTCAGACAAGGCTTCCGATGCGCTGGCGCAGTCTCTGGCCGATCAGGAAAATCGAGATGACGTCATCGTCGGCGCCAATCTGCAGGACGCGCCCGAAGCGGTTGCGGCGATTCTCGTCGATCTCGCCCGCACCGAAACCCGGGTTTTCTCGGCCGGTCTGGCTCGGCAGGTGGTCAATTCCTTTGAGGGGCAGGTCAAGCTGATCAACAATCCGCTGCGTCACGCCGGTTTCCGGGTTCTGCAGGCGCCTGATGTCCCCTCGGTACTGGTTGAGCTGGGCTATCTGTCCAATCATGAAGACGAAAAATTGCTGACTGACGACGAATGGCGGCACAACACCGCACGCTTGCTGGCGCAGTCTGTTGAAAATTACCGCAAAACGATCTTGGCGAACCGGCAATGA